In a genomic window of Salvia splendens isolate huo1 unplaced genomic scaffold, SspV2 ctg451, whole genome shotgun sequence:
- the LOC121790250 gene encoding (-)-isopiperitenol/(-)-carveol dehydrogenase, mitochondrial-like, producing the protein MANNSIKKKLQGKVVIVTGGASGIGETIARVLADHGARAVVIADIQPEKGRAVAESIGLQRCSYVQCDVAEEEQVAAMVEWTATTYGGLDVMFSNAGTVSSLPQTILDLDFSEYERVMRVNARGMAVCVKQAARKMVELGTRGSIVCTASATAEKATVNATDYVMSKRAVLGLMRSASLQLGKHGIRVNSVSLGLVLTPLAAKQGIETPADVDNYISRYTSLKGATLTAENVADAVAFLASDEAAFVTGVDLAVDGGMIAMPFDLSN; encoded by the coding sequence ATGGCAAACAATTCGATAAAGAAAAAGCTTCAAGGCAAAGTAGTCATCGTTACCGGCGGCGCCAGCGGCATCGGCGAGACCATCGCCCGAGTCCTGGCCGATCACGGGGCGCGGGCGGTGGTGATCGCCGATATCCAACCCGAAAAGGGCCGCGCTGTGGCCGAATCCATCGGCCTGCAGCGCTGCAGCTACGTCCAATGCGACGTGGCCGAGGAGGAACAAGTTGCGGCCATGGTGGAATGGACGGCGACGACCTACGGCGGCCTCGACGTAATGTTCAGCAACGCCGGCACCGTCAGCAGCCTCCCTCAGACCATCCTGGATTTGGATTTTTCGGAATACGAGCGCGTGATGCGCGTGAACGCGCGTGGCATGGCGGTGTGCGTGAAGCAGGCGGCGCGTAAGATGGTGGAATTGGGGACGAGAGGGTCTATCGTCTGCACGGCGAGCGCGACGGCGGAGAAGGCGACGGTGAACGCGACGGACTATGTGATGTCGAAGAGGGCGGTGTTGGGGCTGATGCGGTCGGCTAGCTTGCAGCTCGGGAAGCACGGGATACGGGTGAACAGCGTGTCGTTGGGTCTGGTGCTCACGCCGCTTGCTGCAAAGCAGGGGATTGAGACGCCGGCGGATGTTGACAATTATATCAGCCGCTACACGAGTTTGAAAGGGGCGACGCTCACTGCCGAGAATGTGGCGGATGCGGTGGCGTTTCTGGCTTCGGATGAGGCGGCGTTTGTCACCGGCGTTGATTTGGCTGTGGATGGTGGGATGATTGCCATGCCATTCGACCTTTCAAACTAA